A DNA window from Aquarana catesbeiana isolate 2022-GZ linkage group LG01, ASM4218655v1, whole genome shotgun sequence contains the following coding sequences:
- the CIMIP2B gene encoding ciliary microtubule inner protein 2B — protein MPVILPQLSASMFSSYDPRYIPGYTGYTSKLRSDRGNIYGNAILQSRDYEPGLQRSSELPVSAWRENYRSFSDLHLGGVITNIPRENAENWNNKNGYFHPVSGKYHIIRMNHTLDGDPKTSSAINAIEEIKYGLTNPAKSMPLETRRCASLQNSLETPKQAARCIKRAGQIAESSSTPTNRNEKSKTHQTDFIGKEHSSTNQKQGKIIYRTNSGLLPNYSGYTPGQMFLIGNTWGRSSVNALGKLREQRFQWTSLF, from the exons ATGCCTGTTATTTTACCACAGCTATCTGCGTCAATGTTTTCTAGTTATGACCCCAGATATATACCAGG TTACACAGGTTATACTTCAAAACTGCGAAGTGATAGGGGTAACATATATGGCAATGCAATTCTGCAGTCTCGTGACTATGAACCAGGCCTCCAAAGATCTTCAGAGCTTCCTGTGTCTGCATGGAGAGAAAACTACAGATCATTCTCTGATTTACACCTCGGGGGAGTAATTACTAACATACCAAGAGAAAATGCTGAAAACTGGAATAATAAAAATG GCTATTTCCACCCAGTTAGTGGAAAGTATCATATTATCCGAATGAACCATACTCTTGATGGTGACCCTAAAACTTCATCAGCCATAAATGCAATTGAGGAAATAAAATATGGACTGACCAATCCAGCTAAATCGATGCCTTTGGAAACAAGAAGATGTGCCTCATTACAAAACAGTTTGGAAACTCCAAAACAGGCAGCAAGGTGTATCAAAAGAGCTGGACAG ATAGCAGAGTCTTCAAGTACCCCTACAAACAGAAATGAAAAAAGCAAGACCCACCAAACTGATTTTATAGGAAAAGAACACTCTTCAACCAACCAAAAACAAGGAAAAATTATTTACAGAACTAATAGTGGTCTTCTTCCCAACTACTCTGGATATACTCCTG GACAAATGTTTCTTATCGGAAACACATGGGGAAGGAGCAGCGTGAATGCCCTAGGAAAGCTACGAGAGCAGAGATTTCAGTGGACATCTCTCTTTTAA